A genome region from Methanococcoides burtonii DSM 6242 includes the following:
- the oadA gene encoding sodium-extruding oxaloacetate decarboxylase subunit alpha → MTVKITETILRDAHQSLLATRMRTRNMLPIIDKLDEVGYYSLEMWGGATFDTCIRYLNEDPWERLRELKSRMEKTPAQMLLRGQNLVGYRHYSDDVVEKFVTKAHENGIDIFRIFDAVNDIRNMEKAISVAKNVGAHVQGTISYTISPVHTVEKYVEFANELAERDCDSICIKDMAGLLAPHEAYELITSLKKEVGLPVALHCHCTSGMASMSYLAACKAGVDILDTALSPLAGGTSQPPTESVVAALQRTKYDTGLDLGKFTAASKYFKDLKEEFRGILDPISEQIDTNVLLYQIPGGMLSNLVSQLKEQNALDKYEAVLEEMPKVREELGYPPLVTPTSQIVGTQAVLNVLMGERYKVIPKEVKDYVRGLYGRSPAPISSEMIAKIIGDEMPITVRPADLLKPEYESLKKEAEEKGLVKKEEDVLTYILYPAIAPKFLLGEAEEEELVATKAATGVAPVNVAIPTDYIVEIEGEVFEVKVEPAGGSVTVAEKSSEVVECEGAVTSHMQGMVLSINVSVGDTVEEGDKVCVIEAMKMENAIHASHGGVVKGIFVSEGDLVSKVEVLMTIN, encoded by the coding sequence ATGACAGTAAAAATAACGGAAACTATTCTGAGGGATGCTCACCAATCCCTTCTCGCAACACGTATGCGAACCCGTAACATGCTGCCTATCATCGACAAACTTGATGAGGTTGGCTACTATTCCCTTGAAATGTGGGGTGGTGCAACATTCGATACCTGTATCCGTTATCTGAACGAAGACCCATGGGAGCGGCTCCGGGAGCTTAAGAGTCGCATGGAGAAAACTCCTGCGCAGATGCTTCTTAGGGGTCAGAACCTTGTGGGCTATCGTCATTATTCTGATGATGTTGTGGAAAAATTCGTTACCAAAGCACATGAGAATGGCATTGATATCTTCAGGATATTCGATGCTGTTAATGATATACGCAACATGGAGAAAGCTATCTCAGTTGCAAAGAATGTCGGTGCTCATGTACAGGGTACTATCAGTTATACAATAAGTCCGGTACATACAGTGGAGAAATATGTCGAGTTTGCAAATGAGCTTGCTGAACGTGATTGTGACTCGATCTGTATCAAAGACATGGCAGGCCTTCTCGCACCGCATGAAGCATATGAGCTTATAACGTCACTCAAAAAAGAGGTAGGACTTCCTGTGGCACTCCACTGCCATTGTACATCAGGAATGGCATCCATGAGCTACCTGGCTGCATGTAAGGCAGGTGTCGATATTCTCGATACTGCACTTTCTCCCCTGGCAGGAGGAACCTCCCAGCCACCTACGGAATCTGTTGTTGCTGCTCTACAGAGGACAAAATATGACACAGGACTTGATCTTGGGAAATTCACAGCAGCTTCAAAATATTTCAAGGACCTTAAAGAAGAGTTCCGGGGTATCCTTGATCCTATTTCAGAGCAGATCGATACTAACGTATTGTTGTATCAGATCCCTGGCGGTATGCTTTCCAATCTTGTTTCACAGCTTAAGGAGCAGAATGCCCTTGATAAATATGAGGCGGTTCTGGAGGAAATGCCAAAAGTACGTGAGGAGCTTGGTTATCCTCCGCTTGTCACCCCGACCAGCCAGATCGTAGGCACACAGGCTGTTTTGAATGTGCTTATGGGTGAACGCTATAAGGTCATTCCGAAAGAGGTCAAGGATTATGTGCGTGGTCTCTATGGCAGGTCACCTGCACCTATCAGTTCCGAAATGATCGCGAAGATAATTGGCGATGAGATGCCTATCACAGTTCGTCCTGCTGACCTTCTCAAACCTGAGTATGAGTCACTTAAAAAAGAGGCCGAAGAGAAGGGTCTTGTGAAGAAAGAGGAGGATGTACTTACTTATATCCTGTATCCTGCAATTGCACCTAAGTTCCTGCTTGGTGAAGCTGAGGAGGAAGAGCTTGTTGCAACAAAGGCAGCTACTGGTGTTGCACCGGTGAATGTGGCCATTCCAACGGATTATATAGTTGAGATCGAAGGCGAGGTATTTGAGGTCAAAGTAGAGCCAGCCGGAGGTTCTGTCACTGTTGCTGAGAAGTCTTCAGAGGTAGTTGAATGCGAGGGTGCGGTTACAAGCCACATGCAGGGAATGGTCCTTTCCATAAATGTCAGTGTCGGAGATACTGTTGAAGAAGGCGACAAGGTCTGTGTGATCGAGGCCATGAAGATGGAGAATGCTATCCATGCTTCCCATGGCGGTGTGGTAAAGGGTATCTTCGTTTCCGAAGGGGATCTGGTCAGTAAGGTCGAAGTACTGATGACTATTAACTAA